Proteins encoded within one genomic window of Xylophilus sp. GOD-11R:
- a CDS encoding DSD1 family PLP-dependent enzyme → MPDTLSTIDTPAAIVSLPRMRRNIARMQQRADALGVRFRPHVKTTKCAEVVAAQRAAGATGITVSTLKEADQFFAQGVTDILYAVGMAPHRLAHALELRQRGCALQILTDSVPSALAIVEYGRAHAHAFEVLIEVDTDGHRSGIRPGEDALLDVGRTLHQGGMRLAGVLTHAGSSYELADPVALAALAEQERAGCVLAAQRLRAAGLPCEIVSVGSTPTALEASSLQGVTELRAGVYVFFDLVMRNVGVCAPEDLALSVLTTVIGHQAEKGWAIVDAGWMAMSRDRGTAKQSHDYGYGQVCTVDGEPLDGWLLTGANQEHGIVSCPGAPSVNIVGRFPVGCRLRIWPNHACATGAQFSAYEALEEDGSVQAWPRFHGW, encoded by the coding sequence ATGCCAGACACGCTTTCGACCATCGACACGCCCGCCGCCATCGTTTCGCTGCCACGCATGCGCCGCAACATCGCGCGCATGCAGCAGCGCGCCGACGCCCTGGGCGTGCGTTTTCGGCCGCACGTCAAGACCACCAAGTGCGCCGAAGTCGTCGCCGCGCAAAGGGCTGCGGGCGCGACCGGCATCACGGTGTCCACGCTGAAGGAGGCCGATCAGTTTTTCGCCCAGGGCGTGACGGACATCCTGTACGCCGTGGGCATGGCACCGCACCGCCTGGCGCATGCGCTCGAGTTGCGCCAGCGTGGCTGCGCGCTGCAGATCCTGACCGACAGCGTGCCGAGTGCCTTGGCCATCGTCGAGTACGGTCGCGCACATGCACATGCCTTCGAGGTGTTGATCGAGGTAGACACCGACGGTCACCGGTCCGGCATCAGGCCGGGCGAAGACGCGTTGCTCGACGTCGGTCGGACGCTGCACCAGGGCGGCATGCGCCTGGCCGGCGTTCTGACCCATGCCGGGTCGAGCTACGAGCTTGCCGATCCCGTGGCACTCGCCGCCCTGGCCGAGCAGGAGCGCGCAGGTTGCGTGCTGGCGGCGCAGCGCCTGCGGGCGGCCGGACTACCGTGCGAGATCGTCTCGGTCGGCTCCACCCCGACGGCGCTGGAGGCGTCGTCCCTGCAGGGCGTGACCGAACTGCGCGCGGGCGTGTATGTGTTCTTCGATCTGGTGATGCGCAACGTCGGTGTGTGCGCTCCGGAAGATCTGGCTCTGAGCGTGCTCACCACCGTCATCGGCCACCAGGCCGAAAAGGGTTGGGCCATCGTCGATGCCGGCTGGATGGCGATGAGCCGCGACCGGGGCACCGCGAAGCAGTCGCACGATTACGGCTACGGTCAGGTCTGTACGGTGGACGGCGAGCCGCTGGACGGCTGGTTGCTGACCGGTGCCAACCAGGAGCACGGCATCGTGTCGTGCCCCGGCGCGCCGAGCGTAAATATCGTCGGACGGTTTCCTGTCGGATGCCGGCTGCGCATCTGGCCCAATCACGCCTGCGCGACCGGAGCGCAATTCTCGGCGTACGAAGCGCTGGAAGAAGACGGCTCGGTGCAGGCCTGGCCACGCTTTCACGGCTGGTGA
- a CDS encoding acyltransferase family protein, whose translation MRLDIQILRAWAIMLVVAYHSKIPFFDAGYLGIDIFFTISGYLVTAQLVKDFTLGKFSVKAFYMRRARRIIPAAYVVLAITGILSPIFLDPQQLTSFYRELIAAYFFVANIVLRYQSNYFEAGSDFKPLLHMWSLSLEGQYYLLLPLFYLFIRPRHWLRTTIVGAGISLVLCVFLVEQKPQATYYYLPTRVWELLIGGMGALLATRHAATTRRTARLFYYPAICILLAIPAAPQSSTHPGVDSVLMCLATMIVMGAEKHVPVNLATSVLTRIGNGSYSIYLIHWPILAWLNNIYLAPASAPARMLSLVLVLALAWVLRQKIEKPFHQARHIFAAKRWSAIAIGTVALGVSPIALPGLRSEMEAASHATPRSLFGLDRACVYENTFEPNAKCRSGAGEARILLWGDSHAMHLVPGLLVSSDVIFEQATKANCPPLLAVSAVYPGTFFTASWAKRCIAFNEEVSTYLQNSPHIEVVVLASPFAQVLPSPRDFAQRNHVLIEAGEKFISTTPSEEVAMKGLTATVSAIRDSGKRVVIVASLTTAGIDTQRCNSRRAEHLPLVDAPADCAVAIPAKLEYERFKRQFLQRAENDLEVPVIYLDDVMCDQDRCRSTIDGKPLFSDEAHFSQEGSRAVGQAKNLGRLAFAIAR comes from the coding sequence ATGCGTCTAGATATTCAGATATTGCGGGCATGGGCAATCATGCTGGTGGTCGCATATCATTCAAAAATTCCATTTTTCGACGCCGGATATCTGGGCATCGATATTTTCTTTACGATCTCGGGCTATCTTGTCACCGCGCAACTAGTCAAGGATTTCACGCTCGGCAAATTTTCCGTCAAGGCGTTTTACATGCGCCGCGCTCGGCGCATCATTCCGGCCGCCTACGTGGTGCTCGCCATCACCGGAATTCTGTCGCCCATATTCCTTGATCCTCAACAGCTGACGAGTTTTTACCGAGAACTGATCGCGGCATACTTTTTTGTCGCGAACATCGTTCTGCGTTATCAGTCCAATTATTTCGAGGCGGGATCAGATTTCAAGCCGCTTCTGCACATGTGGTCCCTGTCGCTCGAAGGGCAGTATTACCTACTTCTTCCGCTGTTTTACCTCTTCATTCGTCCGCGTCATTGGCTCCGCACCACCATCGTGGGCGCGGGCATCAGCTTGGTATTGTGTGTTTTTCTGGTTGAACAGAAACCGCAAGCCACTTATTACTATCTTCCTACCCGCGTATGGGAGTTATTGATCGGCGGCATGGGCGCCTTGCTGGCAACGCGCCACGCGGCCACCACCCGGCGCACGGCGCGCCTTTTCTACTACCCCGCCATCTGCATTCTGCTGGCCATTCCTGCAGCGCCCCAGAGTTCCACGCACCCGGGTGTCGACTCCGTCCTGATGTGCCTTGCCACCATGATCGTGATGGGCGCGGAAAAGCACGTGCCGGTCAACCTGGCGACCTCCGTACTCACCAGGATCGGTAACGGCTCCTATTCGATTTACCTCATTCACTGGCCAATACTCGCCTGGTTGAACAATATCTATCTCGCTCCCGCCAGCGCACCGGCCAGAATGTTGAGCCTCGTGCTTGTCCTGGCGCTAGCGTGGGTGCTACGGCAAAAAATCGAAAAGCCGTTTCACCAGGCTCGTCATATATTTGCCGCCAAGCGCTGGTCGGCGATTGCCATCGGTACCGTGGCGCTGGGCGTCAGCCCGATCGCACTTCCCGGTCTTCGCAGCGAGATGGAAGCGGCAAGTCACGCAACACCAAGAAGCTTGTTCGGACTCGATCGCGCATGCGTCTACGAAAATACGTTCGAGCCGAATGCGAAATGCCGCAGTGGCGCGGGTGAAGCCAGAATATTGCTGTGGGGTGACTCCCATGCCATGCATTTGGTCCCAGGCTTGCTGGTTTCGTCCGACGTGATTTTCGAACAGGCAACCAAGGCGAACTGCCCGCCACTGCTCGCCGTATCGGCCGTCTATCCGGGCACATTCTTCACGGCGAGCTGGGCGAAGCGTTGCATCGCTTTCAACGAGGAAGTCTCCACCTACTTGCAGAATAGTCCGCACATCGAAGTGGTGGTATTGGCAAGTCCTTTTGCGCAGGTATTGCCCAGTCCGAGGGACTTTGCACAACGCAACCACGTCCTGATCGAAGCGGGCGAGAAATTCATTTCGACCACCCCCTCTGAAGAAGTAGCCATGAAAGGACTGACCGCCACGGTTTCCGCCATTCGCGACAGCGGAAAAAGAGTGGTGATCGTCGCATCATTGACGACCGCCGGAATCGATACGCAGCGTTGCAATAGCCGCCGCGCCGAACATCTTCCATTGGTGGACGCTCCGGCGGACTGCGCCGTCGCCATTCCCGCGAAGCTCGAATACGAACGTTTCAAGCGTCAGTTCCTGCAGAGGGCCGAAAACGACCTGGAGGTGCCTGTCATTTACCTTGATGACGTCATGTGCGACCAAGACCGGTGCCGGTCGACCATCGACGGCAAGCCGTTGTTTTCTGACGAAGCCCATTTCTCGCAGGAGGGTTCGCGCGCGGTCGGTCAAGCGAAGAACCTGGGTCGGCTCGCTTTCGCCATCGCTCGCTGA
- a CDS encoding VOC family protein: protein MPSSLTPYLTFPGTTREAYAFYEKSLGATINAMLTYADAPRPETPPEGCGPMPTGDGIMHAALTLPGGGMLFAGDQPPGMPFDGVKGAMLALQYDTVDEAQKAFAALSEGGQVTMPLGPVFWAKTFGMATDRFGIGWAVGGGPIPLGTGA from the coding sequence ATGCCGTCCAGCCTGACGCCTTACCTCACTTTCCCCGGAACGACCCGCGAGGCCTACGCCTTCTACGAGAAGTCGCTGGGCGCCACCATCAACGCCATGCTTACCTACGCCGATGCGCCACGGCCCGAGACGCCGCCCGAAGGTTGTGGTCCCATGCCCACTGGCGACGGCATCATGCATGCCGCCCTGACGCTGCCCGGCGGCGGCATGCTGTTTGCCGGCGACCAGCCGCCCGGCATGCCCTTCGACGGGGTGAAGGGCGCGATGCTGGCGCTGCAGTACGACACGGTGGACGAAGCGCAGAAGGCATTCGCCGCGCTGTCCGAGGGCGGTCAGGTGACGATGCCGCTCGGCCCGGTCTTCTGGGCCAAGACCTTCGGCATGGCCACCGACCGCTTCGGCATCGGCTGGGCCGTGGGCGGCGGCCCGATTCCGCTGGGCACCGGCGCCTGA
- a CDS encoding IS30 family transposase — protein sequence MANTYQQLSAEERGVVMAMKVQCCSARSIAAVLGRSPSTITRELRRNGYQSEAEQCVMGRPRLAGGYDAARAGKRARRVRRAAWPTRKLHCDGVLWPQVRSLLELKLSPEQIAAKLRQRHPGQPQLQASHETIYTAIYAMPKGDLRRELVVLLRQGRGARKPRTRGDDRRGSLQDILSIHVRPPEANDRLLPGHWEGDLIKGKANASAVGTLVCRRSLFAMLVKLDGSTALDALNGFTLAFSALPPEIRQTLTYDQGKEMALHEKLAENTGLKIYFCDPHSPWQRGINEHTNGLLRQYLPKGTDLSVYSQRELDAMAWELNMRPRKTLGWRSPAEVFFDNVYMDKAGLVPTVALGL from the coding sequence ATGGCGAATACATATCAGCAGTTGAGTGCGGAAGAGCGTGGGGTGGTGATGGCGATGAAGGTGCAGTGCTGCAGTGCTCGTAGCATTGCGGCGGTGCTTGGCAGATCGCCGAGCACGATCACCCGAGAGCTGCGGCGCAACGGCTATCAAAGCGAGGCCGAGCAGTGTGTGATGGGTCGGCCACGGCTGGCCGGAGGCTATGACGCGGCGCGAGCTGGCAAGCGAGCAAGGCGCGTGCGCCGTGCGGCTTGGCCGACACGCAAACTGCACTGCGACGGTGTCTTGTGGCCGCAGGTCAGGAGCCTTTTGGAGCTCAAGCTCTCGCCCGAGCAGATCGCTGCCAAACTCAGGCAACGACATCCCGGACAGCCACAATTGCAAGCCTCTCACGAGACCATCTACACCGCCATCTATGCGATGCCCAAGGGCGATTTGCGTCGAGAACTGGTGGTATTGCTGCGCCAGGGGCGCGGTGCCCGCAAGCCCCGAACTCGAGGCGATGACAGGCGCGGATCGTTGCAGGACATCCTGAGCATCCACGTGCGTCCGCCCGAGGCCAACGACCGACTGTTGCCGGGGCATTGGGAAGGCGATCTCATCAAGGGCAAGGCAAACGCATCGGCCGTGGGCACGCTGGTATGCCGAAGATCGTTGTTCGCCATGTTGGTCAAGCTCGATGGCAGCACGGCACTGGACGCACTCAACGGCTTCACGCTGGCCTTCTCGGCATTGCCGCCGGAGATTCGCCAGACGCTGACTTACGACCAGGGCAAGGAGATGGCGCTGCACGAGAAGCTGGCCGAAAACACGGGTTTGAAGATCTACTTCTGCGACCCGCACAGCCCATGGCAGCGAGGCATCAACGAACACACCAACGGCCTGTTGCGGCAATACCTGCCCAAAGGCACCGACTTGAGCGTGTACTCCCAGCGCGAGCTCGATGCCATGGCTTGGGAGCTCAACATGAGGCCTCGCAAAACACTTGGCTGGAGAAGTCCTGCCGAGGTGTTCTTCGACAACGTTTACATGGACAAAGCCGGTCTTGTCCCGACCGTTGCACTTGGTCTTTGA
- a CDS encoding acyl-CoA dehydrogenase family protein, which produces MSQIADQPQVTTPPHHNPHPAPLAKAKPPAPDSAVLFTRARELLPTIATGASERERTRTLPFAQARAVAEAGLLTFRIPKAYGGPGGSVRDVMRFIVSLASVDSNLAQALRPNFGLIDGLLAARDEAQRQRWFPRMLAGHIFGNGGVERGGAHGSVAARLVRDGDHFRVNGTKYYSTGALFADWVTSIALNEDGKETSFVLPRERAGMHLDDDFDAIGQRLTASGTTRFVDTLVHADEVRPGLFSRDQRNPVTPMFQLYLGAVEAGIARNALDDAVRFAQTKARPIKHSGATASVDEPYVRETVGRIAAQAYTAEAVVLRAAEAIDAAWADQLSNDALTAASIEVAQAQYVAAESAMRAAEWAFDVGGASATDRAHNLDRHWRNARTVANHNPRQWKAAVTGAWLLKGEQPPTSGLF; this is translated from the coding sequence ATGAGCCAGATAGCGGACCAGCCCCAGGTCACCACCCCACCACATCACAACCCACACCCCGCCCCCCTGGCCAAAGCCAAGCCCCCGGCGCCAGACTCCGCGGTGCTCTTCACCCGGGCCCGCGAACTGCTCCCCACCATCGCCACCGGCGCCTCCGAGCGCGAACGAACCCGCACCCTCCCCTTCGCCCAGGCCCGCGCCGTGGCCGAAGCCGGCCTGCTGACCTTCCGCATCCCCAAGGCCTATGGCGGCCCCGGCGGCTCGGTGCGCGACGTGATGCGCTTCATCGTGTCGCTGGCCAGCGTCGACTCCAACCTCGCCCAGGCACTGCGCCCCAACTTCGGCCTGATCGACGGCCTGCTCGCCGCCAGGGACGAAGCCCAGCGCCAACGCTGGTTCCCGCGCATGCTCGCCGGCCACATCTTCGGCAACGGTGGCGTGGAGCGCGGCGGAGCGCACGGCTCGGTGGCGGCGCGTCTGGTGCGCGATGGCGACCACTTTCGGGTCAATGGCACCAAGTACTACAGCACCGGCGCCCTGTTCGCCGACTGGGTCACCTCCATCGCGCTCAACGAGGACGGCAAGGAAACCAGCTTCGTGCTGCCACGCGAGCGCGCCGGCATGCATCTCGACGACGACTTCGACGCCATCGGCCAGCGCCTCACCGCCAGCGGCACCACGCGCTTCGTCGACACCCTGGTGCACGCCGACGAGGTGCGCCCCGGCCTCTTCAGCCGCGACCAGCGCAACCCGGTCACGCCGATGTTTCAGCTCTACCTCGGTGCGGTCGAGGCCGGCATCGCCCGCAATGCGCTCGACGACGCGGTGCGCTTCGCCCAGACAAAAGCCCGCCCGATCAAGCACAGCGGCGCCACCGCCTCGGTCGACGAGCCCTATGTGCGCGAGACGGTCGGCCGCATCGCCGCGCAGGCCTACACCGCCGAAGCCGTGGTGCTGCGCGCAGCCGAAGCGATCGACGCGGCGTGGGCCGACCAGCTCTCGAACGACGCCCTCACCGCCGCCAGCATCGAGGTGGCGCAGGCGCAGTACGTGGCCGCCGAGTCGGCCATGCGCGCGGCCGAATGGGCCTTCGACGTGGGGGGCGCCTCCGCCACCGATCGCGCCCACAACCTCGACCGCCACTGGCGCAACGCCCGCACCGTCGCCAACCACAACCCCAGGCAATGGAAGGCCGCGGTAACCGGCGCCTGGCTGCTTAAGGGCGAACAGCCGCCGACCTCCGGCCTGTTCTGA
- a CDS encoding LysR family transcriptional regulator, with translation MMQIEDLRLAAALLRESSLSAAARSLGVTPPALSMRLRKLEASLGLSLAHRSARKLQLTSEGERLGREARELLLRFDQLRESLQRDDRKLTGTLRIAAPFGYGRLRIAPLLARFARLHPALRLQLDLRETPWPDRHDSDAVVHVGSVRDSSWIGHTLSANERWLCASPAYLERHGTPSEPADLAHHACICIRENDEDVTLWHLRPARGSQRRSETLRMHPGLLTNDGAVARQWAEDGLGLVMRSEWDAAEAVAAGRLQRVLQDWTFDAAPVMLLVPTRQGRSPRTQALVDFLVRAAPGHGAGP, from the coding sequence ATGATGCAGATCGAAGACCTCCGCCTGGCCGCCGCCCTGCTGCGTGAAAGCTCGCTCAGTGCCGCGGCCCGATCGCTCGGCGTTACGCCGCCGGCGCTGTCGATGCGCCTGCGCAAGCTCGAAGCCTCGCTCGGCCTGTCGCTCGCGCACCGCAGTGCGCGCAAGCTGCAACTCACCTCCGAGGGTGAACGCCTCGGCCGCGAAGCCCGGGAGCTGTTGCTGCGCTTCGATCAGCTGCGCGAATCGCTACAGCGCGACGACCGCAAGCTCACCGGCACCTTGCGCATCGCCGCGCCTTTCGGCTACGGCCGACTCCGCATCGCGCCCTTGCTGGCGCGTTTCGCACGATTGCACCCTGCCCTGCGCCTGCAACTCGACCTGCGCGAGACACCATGGCCGGATCGGCACGACTCCGACGCGGTGGTGCACGTGGGTTCGGTGCGCGACTCGTCCTGGATCGGCCACACCCTGTCGGCCAACGAGCGCTGGCTCTGCGCCAGCCCTGCGTACCTGGAGCGCCACGGCACGCCGAGCGAGCCGGCCGACCTGGCGCACCACGCCTGCATCTGCATCCGCGAAAACGATGAAGACGTCACGCTCTGGCACCTGCGCCCGGCACGCGGCAGCCAGCGCAGGAGCGAAACGCTGCGGATGCATCCAGGCTTGCTCACCAACGACGGGGCCGTGGCCCGCCAATGGGCCGAAGACGGCCTGGGCCTCGTCATGCGCTCCGAATGGGACGCCGCCGAAGCCGTGGCGGCCGGACGGCTGCAGCGCGTTCTGCAGGACTGGACCTTCGACGCCGCGCCGGTGATGCTGCTGGTACCGACCCGCCAGGGCCGCAGTCCGCGCACGCAGGCGCTGGTCGATTTTCTGGTGCGGGCCGCGCCGGGCCATGGAGCCGGTCCGTAG
- a CDS encoding NfeD family protein — MMALSTWWWILAGLAVVAELLTGTVYLLLIGAGMVAGALAAHAGLALTTQIVIAAVVGAGLVAVWWRIRAPARRAAEPPQANADLNLDIGQTVHIDIWSAEGAASVMHRGARWTAVPVDRQAPAPAPGAYRIVAIEGASLVVAPLATP; from the coding sequence ATGATGGCTCTATCGACGTGGTGGTGGATTCTGGCGGGTCTGGCCGTGGTGGCCGAGCTGCTGACCGGCACCGTCTACCTGCTGTTGATCGGTGCCGGCATGGTCGCCGGCGCGCTGGCCGCGCATGCGGGTCTGGCGCTGACGACGCAGATCGTCATCGCCGCCGTGGTCGGCGCCGGACTGGTGGCGGTATGGTGGCGCATCCGGGCGCCTGCGCGCCGCGCCGCCGAGCCACCGCAGGCCAACGCCGACCTCAACCTCGACATCGGCCAGACGGTCCACATCGACATTTGGTCGGCCGAAGGCGCCGCCTCGGTCATGCACCGGGGCGCGCGCTGGACGGCCGTGCCGGTCGACCGGCAGGCCCCGGCGCCGGCACCCGGCGCCTACCGCATCGTCGCCATCGAAGGCGCCAGCCTCGTCGTCGCGCCGCTGGCCACACCCTGA
- a CDS encoding autotransporter-associated beta strand repeat-containing protein: MGSGSLTLDGTNSFTGGTEVSAGLLVAGSSRALAKGAVYAGAARCVIRARMPSPSPAPIPSAPRPPSTGARRLREWSLRCGWRSGHRRRYAGRRFPKRIHADRRRHLEPDHRPSLSGTFSGISVPGRDVVAVTPPAASNRASLADQRLPVPAPPPEAPLPAAPAEPPVPGLATPLPLGTVPAALFGVPEVTPVPMPLEVAPPVAPVAPLLPVARVEEFMPVPVPVPVPLPVPVPVALPDAVPDIPVEPVPPMELPPMEPPAAPPAAPPV; this comes from the coding sequence CTGGGCAGCGGCTCGCTCACGCTCGACGGGACCAACAGTTTTACCGGTGGCACCGAGGTTTCCGCCGGCTTGCTGGTGGCCGGTTCGTCCCGTGCCTTGGCCAAGGGCGCGGTGTATGCGGGGGCGGCACGCTGCGTGATCAGGGCGCGTATGCCGTCACCATCACCGGCACCTATACCCAGTGCGCCGAGACCACCTTCAACTGGTGCTCGGCGGCTCCGGGAATGGTCGCTGCGCTGTGGCTGGCGCAGCGGACACCGCCGGCGGTACGCTGGCCGTCGGTTTCCAAAGCGGATACACGCCGACCGTCGGCGACACCTTGAACCTGACCACCGCCCTTCGCTATCGGGCACGTTCAGCGGCATCTCCGTTCCCGGCCGTGACGTAGTGGCGGTTACACCGCCAGCGGCCTCCAACCGCGCATCATTGGCTGATCAGCGGCTGCCGGTGCCCGCGCCGCCGCCCGAGGCGCCGCTGCCGGCGGCTCCGGCAGAGCCGCCCGTGCCGGGGTTGGCCACACCGTTGCCGCTGGGCACGGTACCGGCGGCGCTATTTGGGGTTCCGGAGGTCACACCGGTGCCCATGCCCTTGGAGGTCGCGCCGCCAGTAGCGCCGGTGGCGCCGCTCTTGCCGGTCGCACGTGTCGAGGAGTTCATGCCGGTGCCGGTGCCGGTGCCAGTGCCGTTGCCGGTGCCGGTGCCGGTGGCATTACCGGATGCCGTGCCGGACATCCCGGTCGAGCCGGTACCGCCCATGGAGCTTCCGCCCATGGAGCCACCGGCGGCCCCACCGGCCGCGCCGCCAGTCTGA
- a CDS encoding stomatin-like protein: MELAIVILVLAVVFISQSIRIVPQQNAWVRERLGKYLDTMTPGLNFILPFVDKVAYKHSLKEIPMDVPSQVCITRDNTQLQVDGILYLQVTDPMRASYGSSNYLMAVTQLAQTSLRSVIGKLELDKTFEERDIINAQVVAAIDEAALNWGVKVLRYEIKDLTPPKEILLAMQSQITAEREKRALIAASEGRRQEQINIATGEREAFIARSEGEKQSIINKAQGEAASITAVAVATAEAIERVAAAIRQPGGEQAVQLKVAERAVDAFSRVASESRTTLVVPHGMGEVSGLIASAMELVGTIKKP, from the coding sequence ATGGAACTCGCCATCGTCATCCTCGTCCTCGCGGTCGTCTTCATCAGCCAGTCGATCCGCATCGTGCCCCAGCAGAACGCCTGGGTGCGTGAGCGCCTGGGCAAGTACCTCGACACCATGACACCGGGGCTCAACTTCATCCTGCCCTTCGTCGACAAAGTCGCCTACAAGCACAGCCTGAAGGAGATCCCGATGGACGTGCCGAGCCAGGTCTGCATCACGCGCGACAACACGCAGCTGCAGGTCGACGGCATCCTGTACCTGCAGGTCACCGACCCGATGCGCGCCAGCTACGGCTCGTCCAACTACCTCATGGCCGTCACCCAACTGGCGCAGACCTCGCTGCGCAGCGTGATCGGCAAGCTGGAGCTCGACAAGACCTTCGAGGAGCGCGACATCATCAACGCACAGGTGGTCGCGGCCATCGACGAGGCCGCGCTGAACTGGGGCGTGAAGGTGCTGCGCTACGAGATCAAGGACCTGACCCCGCCCAAGGAGATCCTGCTGGCGATGCAGTCGCAGATCACCGCCGAACGCGAGAAGCGCGCGCTCATCGCCGCCTCCGAAGGCCGGCGCCAGGAGCAGATCAACATCGCCACCGGCGAGCGTGAAGCCTTCATCGCCCGATCGGAGGGCGAAAAGCAGTCGATCATCAACAAGGCCCAGGGCGAGGCCGCTTCGATCACGGCGGTGGCCGTGGCAACCGCCGAGGCCATAGAGCGGGTGGCCGCCGCCATTCGTCAGCCCGGCGGTGAGCAGGCGGTGCAGCTAAAGGTGGCCGAGCGTGCGGTGGATGCGTTTTCGCGCGTGGCGTCGGAGTCGCGCACCACGCTGGTCGTACCGCACGGCATGGGCGAGGTGTCCGGGCTGATCGCGTCGGCGATGGAGCTGGTCGGGACGATCAAAAAGCCCTGA
- a CDS encoding tripartite tricarboxylate transporter substrate binding protein: MTTRRHTLQRLMLTGAATAATTWPPLTASAADRYPDHPVKVMVALPAGGGVDMIARLVGQKLAAETGQPFIVDNRAGASGRIGLPVVAKAAPDGYTLTVSPASFLTTNVSIFKALPYDPQADFAPITKLADQSMVLVVYDRLKFPTAAAVLAAAKAKPEALTYASSGDGSPQHLAGLMFESRMKVRMVHVPYKGGALAINDLLGGNVDLLFAPLPEALPHIKAGKLSALAILGEKRSPLIAEVPTMRESGIDNMVMATWIGLLAPAKTPRPVIDQLNRQVRAILQSPEVKAQLRDAGMDVAPTTPEQFQQTIAQETRLHADLVKASGLVPQ, translated from the coding sequence ATGACGACTCGACGCCATACGCTGCAGCGCCTCATGCTGACAGGCGCTGCCACCGCCGCCACCACATGGCCACCGCTGACCGCATCGGCCGCGGACCGCTATCCGGACCATCCGGTGAAGGTGATGGTGGCGCTGCCGGCAGGCGGCGGCGTGGACATGATCGCGCGGCTGGTCGGCCAGAAGCTCGCTGCCGAAACAGGCCAGCCATTCATTGTGGACAATCGCGCCGGCGCTTCCGGCCGCATCGGCCTGCCGGTGGTCGCCAAGGCCGCGCCGGACGGCTACACCCTCACCGTGTCGCCCGCCTCCTTTCTGACCACCAACGTTTCCATCTTCAAGGCCCTGCCCTACGACCCGCAGGCCGATTTTGCGCCGATCACCAAGCTGGCCGACCAGTCGATGGTGCTGGTCGTGTACGACCGCCTCAAGTTCCCGACCGCCGCCGCCGTGCTGGCCGCCGCCAAGGCCAAACCGGAAGCGCTGACCTATGCGTCGTCGGGTGACGGCAGCCCGCAGCATCTGGCCGGGCTGATGTTCGAATCGCGCATGAAAGTGCGCATGGTGCATGTGCCCTACAAGGGTGGCGCGCTGGCCATCAACGACCTGCTGGGCGGCAACGTCGATCTGCTTTTTGCGCCGCTACCCGAGGCCTTGCCGCACATCAAGGCGGGCAAGCTGAGCGCGCTGGCGATCCTGGGAGAAAAACGGTCACCGTTGATCGCCGAGGTGCCCACGATGCGTGAGAGCGGCATCGACAACATGGTGATGGCGACCTGGATCGGGCTGCTGGCACCGGCAAAGACGCCGCGCCCGGTGATCGACCAGCTCAACCGGCAGGTGCGTGCGATCCTGCAGAGTCCGGAGGTCAAGGCCCAGTTGCGCGATGCCGGTATGGACGTGGCGCCCACCACGCCGGAGCAGTTCCAGCAGACGATCGCCCAGGAGACCCGGCTGCATGCCGATCTGGTGAAAGCGTCGGGCCTGGTGCCCCAATAA